A genomic region of Palaemon carinicauda isolate YSFRI2023 chromosome 11, ASM3689809v2, whole genome shotgun sequence contains the following coding sequences:
- the LOC137649334 gene encoding uncharacterized protein — MPFLPMAPAPESFYQSQQQLAAAMMLPHAEVTKFSGDLLEYASFMLAFNDRIVPHTTSDSNRLYFLNQHLEGKPKSLIAGCMFMNVSEGYIEAKRLLDKVYGDPYKVSMAYIDKLTKWPQVRGDNRESLQEYALYLVKCNHTMQSLSNMQVLNDSPNLQRVISKLPVYIQNKWLDHVIKLRKQGICVCFPTLVELVQNAAEAAMDPVFSREALGRVCVFSKAKANHGSSQTKQKSFAVTVQPSNSVSQYTRKCQLCSGHHDLEECPQFLHRSMDERREFVKVNRLCFSCLGNNHTSKRCLNRRQCKTCNKRHPTTLHIENFRMLDSNSAIVSQASAQSESTGQGCAKGQDGTQGEGRTPGQERDHGSVPDECGLSFEDTRFVKRYQDDIEFRDGHFQLPMSFRDPNVNLPNNKKQAVRRAKWQRRKMKNSEDYRQQYTAFMNKLFEKGYAYKIPDDEVNKIPVWYLPHHEVFHPKKVKIRVVFYCSAKFEGVSLNDVLLQGPNLTNSLTGVLIRFRQEVYAFIGDIEAMFFQIKIPPENQDYVRFLWWPNGDINRPLEEFRMALHIFGAISSPSIANTALKATADKADEKYDSTVGNTIRHNFYVDECLKSCADVPTAVKLVKDLVSATSEGGFRLTKFDSNSSDVLKALPAEDCSVESDKFNLDMESLVT, encoded by the exons ATGCCTTTTCTACCCATGGCACCTGCCCCAGAGTCATTCTACCAAAGTCAGCAACAGTTAGCAGCGGCTATGATGCTGCCTCATGCTGAAGTGACCAAGTTTAGTGGTGATCTTCTTGAATATGCATCATTCATGTTGGCATTTAATGACCGCATCGTGCCACACACCACATCAGACTCCAACAGGCTGTATTTCTTAAATCAGCATCTAGAAGGAAAGCCTAAGTCACTCATAGCTGGGTGCATGTTTATGAATGTATCTGAAGGATACATTGAAGCAAAAAGACTTCTGGACAAAGTGTATGGAGATCCATACAAGGTTTCCATGGCATACATAGACAAGCTAACCAAGTGGCCGCAAGTGAGAGGTGATAACAGAGAATCTTTGCAGGAATATGCTTTATATCTTGTGAAATGTAATCATACCATGCAGTCATTATCAAACATGCAGGTTTTGAATGATTCGCCAAACCTTCAGAGGGTGATTTCAAAGCTGccagtgtatattcaaaataagtggTTGGATCATGTGATAAAGCTCAGGAAGCAAGGTATTTGTGTGTGTTTCCCCACATTAGTGGAATTAGTGCAGAATGCAGCAGAGGCAGCAATGGATCCTGTATTCAGCAGGGAAGCTTTGGGTagagtgtgtgttttttcaaaggcaaaggcaaatcatGGCTCAAGTCAGACCAAGCAAAAATCGTTTGCAGTGACAGTGCAACCATCAAATTCTGTCAGCCAGTATACTAGGAAATGCCAACTCTGTAGTGGTCATCATGACCTTGAGGAGTGCCCTCAATTTCTGCACAGGAGTATGGATGAAAGACGAGAATTTGTTAAAGTCAACCGTCTTTGCTTCAGTTGTTTGGGCAATAACCACACTTCAAAAAGGTGTCTCAATCGACGGCAGTGCAAGACATGTAATAAAAGGCATCCTACCACTCTGCACATTGAGAATTTTAGGATGCTTGACAGCAACAGTGCAATTGTGTCACAAGCTAGTGCACAGTCTGAAAGTACAGGTCAAGGTTGTGCTAAGGGTCAAGATGGTACTCAAGGTGAAGGTCGCACTCCAGGTCAAG AAAGGGATCATGGGTCAGTTCCTGATGAGTGTGGCTTATCTTTTGAGGACACAAGATTTGTGAAAAGGTACCAGGATGACATTGAATTTAGAGATGGTCACTTTCAGCTACCCATGTCTTTCAGAGATCCCAATGTGAATCTTCCTAACAATAAGAAGCAGGCTGTTAGAAGAGCTAAGTGgcaaaggaggaagatgaagaatagtgaagattacagacagcAGTACACAGCATTCATGAACAAGTTGTTTGAAAAGGGCTATGCTTACAAGATCCCGGATGATGAGGTCAATAAGATTCCTGTTTGGTATCTTCCTCATCATGAAGTTTTTCATCCCAAGAAAGTGAAGATCAGGGTTGTTTTTTACTGTAGTGCCAAGTTTGAAGGTGTGTCATTAAATGATGTTCTGCTACAGGGTCCAAACCTCACCAATTCATTGACGGGAGTACTCATTAGATTCCGGCAGGAGGTTTATGCATTCATTGGAGATATTGAAGCTATGTTCTTTCAAATAAAGATTCCACCTGAGAATCAGGACTATGTTAGattcttgtggtggcctaatggtgacATCAATCGACCTCTTGAAGAATTCCGAATGGCTCTTCACATTTTCGGAGCAATCTCATCACCGAGTATTGCAAATACTGCATTGAAGGCCACAGCAGACAAAGCAGATGAGAAGTATGATTCAACTGTTGGcaacaccataaggcacaatttctATGTTGACGAATGTTTGAAGTCATGTGCTGATGTTCCTACAGCAGTGAAGTTGGTGAAGGATTTGGTATCTGCAACTAGTGAAGGAGGATTTAGGTTAACTAAATTTGACAGCAATTCAAGTGATGTCCTTAAAGCTTTGCCTGCTGAAGATTGTTCGGTTGAAAGTGACAAGTTTAATCTTGACATGGAGAGTTTAGTGACATGA
- the LOC137649333 gene encoding uncharacterized protein, whose translation MLWDLKEDSFKFSIELKDNPFTRRGLLSTISSLYDPLGLLSPIILPAKKLLQELCQVESLDWDERIPDELAERWQHWIQGLHLLEQLSIPRCFKSSGFGNVIGSSLVLFSDASTVVTIPRLELTAATVSVKVAQHILKELEFTVGKVVYYTDSTTVLHYIHSNTKRFPVFVANRVRVIRDYSQPEQWRYVNSSDNPADVASRGISVHHFLQYDEWFHGPSFIASDYLPSQEYLCADCVDDKIEHVSAVTTSEEHHGFTRLIEYFSSWSRLQKAVSVFQQLKSIFSGERRGCVTTDAERAIIMYVQREVFGDVVKALSRKLSVGKSGPIYKLDPFLDSEDGLLKVGGRIRKSDIPQSAKHPILLPKKHHVTTLLIRHEHELLAHSGRNHVLSNLRQKYWIINANATVRNVLFHCVTCRKLKEPALSQNMADLPADRLEPSPPFSNVGIDLFGPYYIKEGRKELKSLITKLVRADVIQAILLMTACLRVKGSLLTLPPQTSSETTSTNFDSVALCEL comes from the exons ATGTTATGGGACCTTAAAGAAGACTCATTCAAGTTCTCAATTGAGCTCAAGGATAATCCATTCACCAGAAGAGGATTGTTATCAACTATCTCATCATTATATGATCCCCTTGGGTTGCTCTCTCCAATCATCTTACCAGCCAAGAAACTGTTACAAGAATTGTGTCAAGTTGAGAGTTTGGACTGGGATGAGAGGATTCCAGATGAGCTAGCTGAAAGGTGGCAACATTGGATACAAGGTCTTCATTTACTGGAGCAGCTTTCAATACCAAGATGCTTCAAGTCAAGTGGGTTTGGTAATGTGATAGGTTCAAGTCTTGTATTATTCAGCGATGCAAGTACA GTGGTGACTATACCTAGGTTAGAACTTACAGCGGCAACTGTGTCTGTCAAGGTTGCTCAACacatcctgaaggagttggagtttACTGTTGGCAAGGTAGTGTACTACACAGATTCAACAACAGTCCTTCACTATATTCATAGCAACACTAAAAGGTTCCCTGTTTTTGTAGCCAACAGAGTCAGGGTTATAAGGGACTACTCCCAGCCTGAGCAATGGAGATATGTAAACTCCAGTGATAACCCTGCTGATGTGGCATCAAGAGGTATTAGTGTACATCACTTTTTGCAGTATGACGAATGGTTTCATGGCCCATCATTTATTGCATCTGATTATTTGCCTTCACAGGAGTATTTGTGTGCAGATTGTGTTGATGATAAGATTGAACATGTGTCTGCGGTCACAACTTCTGAAGAACATCATGGGTTTACaagattaattgaatatttctcttcatgGTCAAGGTTACAAAAGGCAGTTTCTGTATTTCAACAACTAAAGTCAATCTTTAGTGGTGAAAGGAGAGGTTGTGTAACCACTGATGCTGAAAGGGCTATCATAATGTATGTTCAACGGGAGGTGTTTGGTGATGTAGTGAAAGCTTTATCAAGGAAATTGTCAGTTGGCAAGAGTGGTCCAATATATAAGCTTGACCCCTTTCTTGATTCTGAGGATGGATTATTGAAGGTTGGAGGTAGGATAAGAAAGTCTGACATTCCACAGTCTGCCAAACATCCCATACTGTTACCAAAGAAGCATCATGTGACTACATTGTTGATACGACATGAGCATGAATTATTAGCTCATTCAGGTAGAAACCATGTTCTCTCAAATCTAAGGCAGAAGTATTGGATCATCAATGCTAATGCAACTGTCAGGAATGTGTTATTTCATTGTGTTACTTGCAGGAAGTTGAAAGAACCAGCTTTGAGTCAAAATATGGCTGATCTTCCAGCAGACAGATTGGAACCTTCACCACCATTCAGTAATGttggtattgacctctttggaccctattacatcaaggaaggaagaaaggagttaaagag TTTGATCACTAAACTGGTTAGAGCTGATGTCATTCAAGCTATCCTCCTGATGACGGCATGCCTTAGAGTAAAAGGTTCACTACTCACTTTACCACCGCAGACTAGTTCTGAAACCACTTCAACAAACTTTGATTCTGTTGCCCTGTGTGAACTCTGA